The following are from one region of the Lepeophtheirus salmonis chromosome 8, UVic_Lsal_1.4, whole genome shotgun sequence genome:
- the LOC121123365 gene encoding uncharacterized protein — MVFKITLLALFALFQFTLGAPTPDQGGFVAVRNIIQCQTKEVIAVNEDSMDAYGCLVGPCGEKVCPIGAIGADGKSRVTFRKNQGPGQTGSNGNAAPINEQGVAVDPAAVTYLKQIEAYKKWELQQLENNKKIIG; from the exons atggtttttaaa ATCACACTCCTTGCCTtgtttgctttatttcaattcaCATTAGGAGCTCCTACTCCTGATCAAGGTGGATTTGTGGCTGTTAGAAACATTATTCAATGCCAAACAAAAGAGGTTATCGCCGTGAATGAGGATAGCATGGACGCATAC GGATGTCTCGTTGGACCTTGTGGAGAAAAGGTATGTCCCATTGGCGCTATTGGTGCTGATGGTAAGAGTCGAGTTACATTTAGAAAGAATCAAGGACCTGGACAAACTGGATCCAATGGAAATGCTGCTCCTATCAATGAACAAGGAGTGGCTGTGGATCCCGCTGCTGTGACGTATCTTAAGCAAATAGAGGCTTACAAGAAATGGGAACTTCAACaacttgaaaataataagaaaatcattggataa
- the LOC121122983 gene encoding hatching enzyme 1.2 — protein MITYLLLLTVASILIPPYQAEDGCKIMLDKHNKAEMMSRNFVFGSNNLWPNKQVPFTFGPSFTSNERSLIQRAMNTIQARSCVRFVPRSSQRNFVQFRNDRDGCFASALGFNQNRATLVVNLSRRGCMGQGTIIHELLHALGFLHEQNRPDRDRFILVSWNNIIPTINRYYQFARARASGESIALCNFRRLAPYSNCYNGMTSTTLGLNYDYRSIMQYSRTAFSRNGRPTLTATRAGGSILGNRVGMTSLDIQKLNKAYQCTGGTSCRDQNRYCRFYRRWCSRSSYIRRICNKTCNVC, from the exons ATGATTACATATCTTTTACTCCTGACTGTTGCTTCCATCCTCATTCCGCCTTACCAGGCTGAAG atGGCTGCAAAATTATGCTTGACAAGCACAATAAGGCTGAAATGATGTccagaaattttgtttttgggaGCAACAATCTCTGGCCAAATAAGCAAGTACCCTTTACATTCGGGCCAAGTTTTACATCCAACGAAAGGTCCTTGATTCAAAGAGCGATGAATACAATTCAAGCACGGTCTTGTGTTAGATTTGTACCTCGAAGCAGTCAAAGGAACTTTGTTCAATTTAGAAATGATAGGGATGGTTGTTTTGCGTCGGCATTAGGATTTAATCAAAATAGAGCGACACTTGTTGTGAATTTATCTAGAAGAGGCTGCATG GGTCAAGGCACAATTATTCATGAGTTACTTCATGCACTTGGTTTTCTACATGAACAAAATCGCCCAGATAGGGATCGATTTATTCTAGTGAGCTGGAATAATATCATTCCAACAATTAACCGATATTATCAATTTGCTCGAGCTCGTGCATCTGGAGAAAGTATAGCACTTTGTAACTTTAGAAGGCTTGCACCCTACTCTAATTGCTACAATGGAATGACATCCACAACTTTAGGACTTAATTATGATTACCGATCCATCATGCAATATTCAAGGACAGC TTTCTCAAGAAACGGACGACCCACTTTGACTGCCACCCGTGCTGGGGGAAGTATCTTAGGAAACAGAGTTGGAATGACATCATTGGATATTCAGAAACTGAATAAGGCATATCAATGCACTGGAG GAACGAGTTGCAGGGATCAAAATAGATATTGTCGATTCTATAGACGGTGGTGCAGTCGATCCTCATACATAAGAAGAATTTGCAACAAAACTTGTAATgtctgttaa